The nucleotide window GACATGTTAGGTCAAACCTTAGCTGGATGCAAAATGCGAAAACTTATCCATAGGAACGTATGCCCTTGGCTTGAATAGGATATGACATATCTGGTTGGAGTTTTATAAATTATCACTCTTGTTGTGGACCATTGTGAAAACGTAGAAGTGATAGGATATAAATTATCAACTAGTGCACTATATGGTAGAATCATGGACAATTATCATATTCAACTATTGCACTATCAACTAGAGAATAAAGAAAACGTAGAAGTGAAAATTGAATTATTTCAGGAACATGAATTCAGTTGGGTGAGACACGGTCATCACAAGGAAGAAAAAGTAATATGATCTATTCTCCATACCTGTAGTTTAATAATTCCAATATGTATCTCCTACAATGAAGAGAAGATCAAGGAGTTAATTTTCTCAGATGTATCGTCGTGCAAAATAAACGGCACATTTTGTCCCACATTCTATCTTAAGAAAgcgaaaaaaaaataaatagaaaactaCTGTTATTTTTATGCCAACTGAAGAATGAAACTTCAGATAAGCCAATTTTCCCACATAAAATTGTTTGTGCCCGAAATTTCTGTTGTTCAGTTCGCTGTGCTTTGGGCCTTGTTCTCGTAACCAAAAGGAGTGTAGCTTGACCATGGCATTCTATTTTGTTCTTTACACCATCTTCCATCATAATAGATGAATCTAATAAATAAAGTTGCAGATATAGCTTCAGCTGTAGTCAGTCACCTCACTCAGTCCTATAGTGGTAAGTGGTAACTTAGAATCAAGGCCCTACAAGCAAGGAAGCTTATATGCTTTGTAGATGGGATCAAACGACCGAGGCAAGTTGGCAATGTTGCGCTTCAAGCACTCGGCCTTAACTAGTAAAAAGGTATTATAAGTACATTAAATTTGACATAAGGCATAAGCAAAGGTACTTTACAGACCCCCTTTGACCTATCTATTTGGAAATAAAGTTACAAACCTGGATTCTAAAATTCTTCCTACTATTTTGGATCTCAAATATACACCATTACGATGCAAATAGTCAAGATTATCACAGCCTAGGATAGTATCTCTTCTTCCATGTTAATAGTACAAAGCAAGCTAAGCTGTCATCTTGAGGAATGGTATTCACTTTGGGAGGTGTGATGAACAAAACAATTTCAGCTCCATAATGTGAAAGCATCAGTCATCAGAGCTATAATCACTGGATTCTTGCAACATCTCTGGAGCAGCACAGCAGAATGATTCCTTGTCTTTGAGAAAAAGACAGCTCCCATCGGAGTTCCATTTCAGATCAATTACAGCAAATTGAGGCAATGGAACATTTATGCAATAAGCACCTGAAGGTGTCCACATGTATAAGTGGGAGCTTCCAGTACATAAAACCAAACGTGGACATGTGGGATCCCAGGCTGCAGCTCGAATGGGATCTTTTTGAATTAAGATGGCGGCTAGCTCAAGATGGTTTATGTCCCATATCCAGAGTACAGTAGGCATGCTATCATTGCGAGTGCAAACATATTGGCTATCGCAGCTCCATGACATGAGGCCTGCAATTAATTTTCACATATGATAGTTAACAAGGCACTCACTAGTCACTTATGGGACTTGAGAGTAGTTTCTCTTATCTTAAGGAAGATTCCAAAAATAACCACCCAAAACAAGCTTCTGCTTGTGGATCTTAGATAGATAAATTCAGAGAGGTTTTGTATTGATCCTTGACCAGGGGCGGATTCATTGGGTTAAAtatggggcacgtgaacccatgaCCTCTccacaaaattaaatattttatgtacatattttttaaaattagtaTAATATTAATTGTTGGTACCCATGCTCTAAAAAGGTTGAATGGAGCACTTGGTTGAAGGTTGAGTTATTTACCCAGAGAAAGAGGGATCAATTCCACTTAATAcattttttcctcttttgtttttagtagtgCACGCATATACTAGAAATCTTAGATCCGCCTCTGTCCTTGACGATGAAGATACTAGGCTGATACAGCTTACTTTGACTGAGATCAGATTCTCACCAAACAGGCAGCTAACAGTCCTCATTAAGATATTAGAACATTATCACCTACAACTTATTGCTCAAGCCAATAAATTTTATAGAGGTTTGAAAttgttaagaaagaaaacaagaaattgGAACTACATGGCCATTAAAAAGATAATAAATTTTCAAGATCTCCTATACGAACATCCGATCATTCAACTTCAGTAAACATTTGCCATACTTGGAGTGACATTCATAAATAAACAGGAAAAGGTAAGAGCAGGAAGACAAAAGATAGTGATGATATATTTCTCACATTacaaaatattggaaccaaagaCTTACTGATTCCTTGCTTGGGATTTGGCTTATCTGCAGGAGGTTTCTGAGAAGGGAGATTGATAGGTATCTCCAAAACATTGTACCTGACTTGAATATGTGACTCCGGAGCATTATCTGGGAAAAGGGAAGAAATGGTCTGAGAATCTCAAAAGTTCCTAACAAAAAATGATTAAGATCAAAGGAAATCTTGAGTACATCCACAACCAACTTGTTTCTTCCAATGAGCCGCTTGAGAAAAGGACTACCTACCAAAGCTAGGACAAGTTTGTCTGCAGTAATTGATTGACATTTGCATTCAGTTTGGCAGAAATACCTCTAGCTTTGTTTTCCAGAAAACAATTATGCATGTATGAATTATTGGGATTAGGGTAAGTAAACTTTTGAGGAAGTATCACCAAAGTCTTCAAAACATTATAGAGACATACATAGTTATTAATTACAAGAAGATTCAATTAAACATCTTTACTTGCTATTACACTTGTCCCTAAATATCCAACAAGtcgaaaatggaaaaaaaaaactgCTGGCTATTTAGACCAAAACAAAGGAGGAcggtaaaaagaaaaagagggaagGGCCTGTGCAACCGTAAGGTCTAACCTCCGAGAAGCCAATAAAAGAATGTGTGAAAATATGGCAACctatataaaataaaactttGGGCCTGTTTGGGAATTTTCAAAAATCAGAAAACAAATATGAATTTGAAACCTAGCATCAAATGATTTGGAATTCAAACAGAGCTAAATGTAATTGGAGACATGATGTCAAAATCCAACCTGAATAAGTAAGAGAAAGCCAACAAATGTTAAAGGTTTATACAAAAAAATGATAAGGTTTATAACAGCCATAGAGAGTTCTAACATTACAAATGATTTTGCTCACATCGCGAAATTTACAATCGCGTAAAAAGTAAAACTAATGTGGAACTTATTGAAGTGCGTGACCACCTCATCTAAAAAGCTTAAGTAGTTAGAGAAGGAAtacttttgtttatttacttTTAAGTCTCATGCGCGGCCATGACTTTTTTTCATGAACCAAGCATGTGGAAACATCTGTTTGACAGATGACAGTAAGATGCAAACTTAGAATGTATGTTTGCTCTAGTACCATATTGAATTGTGTAACTACCTCATCCAAAAAACATAAGCATGTGGCGAGGAACactgttatttatttattttaagccTACAACAAAAGCAtatatatttttgcattttattttttacctttaaaacatATATTTTAAGTATATAGTTTTCCCCAGAATTCTTTGGAATATTCTCCTCTGTTCCTAACATAAGGGGCTTCCTGTCTTTCTTCAAACCCCTGACTCCTCCACTCTTTCAAAATATTGAAGCTAACCTAGCAAATAAAATTTAATCACAGGATCCAAAGTTGCAATAAGAAAATAGAAGCAACTAGGAAAACTTGTTTTGCCAGCTGAGGGCAAAAGTTAAGTAAGGCATGTTTAGTTTGCCAACTTTCACTAAACTAAGCTTTGTTTCAAACAAGAGTAAGCTTTTTCAATGACAGTATCAGTGCTTCAAAAGGAATTCCCTCTTCGTCACCTTATTTGAACGTTTTAGTCTAGACCAAGTTGATACAGATATTGTGTTAATTTAACTTTGTTGGCAATTGGACAATGGGTTATTAGCTAGACAGACATAGCTCAAAATCCAGAATGAGCATATCAAAACCACAATTTCCATAAGACTAATGAGTAAATGCATTAGAAGTTAATAACGCTCAACTGACTTATCCAGAAGCATTACAGAAGATAACAGGTTTTACTCCATAGAGACAGCATAGTATGCACCATTTAAATCAGCCAAATGTGATTTGTCATTTCACTTGGTTTTTTCAGAAGAGTTTTGCCTCAGTGAATCTTAGGTTCCATAATTAGTGGAACTTGTTTCTTGAAGTGCCACAAGAAACCAATGAAAGTCATGAAAATTGGCAGTTGTACACCAAAAAAAACACGATGCTTAACTTTCAAGATAAAGACAatattaacaaaagaaaacacTAGTGCTCACCACTACTGTACTGGGCGAAATCATCATTAAGTGATAATTCTGACATATCAAGTTGCAACGGCTCATCTACTTCCTAacattaaataaagaaattatcaaaatcaataaataatgtCCTGCAAATATGGAGCAAAACAAGAGATTGCATACCTTGAAAATAGCAGCACAACACGGACCTCTAACAGCAGATGGGTGCACAAATTCTGCAAATACTTTCCATGTCAGGTGATTCAGAACTCGTAACATCTGGTCATAGCTTCCTACCGCCAAAAATTGGCTGCAAGGTGACCATGAAATGCTTTTTACTCCTAGCCCACTCTCATATGCTTGATACTTAGACAGGCACCTCCCGTCTGGAGAATAAATCAGAAcctaaacaaaaacaaaccacATAAAGTCCCTTGGAGATAAAGACCAACAAATTGTCAAATTATCACAAAACAGAACATTCAAAGCTTTCCTGTATCTCTCACGTTAAAACTAATTTCACATAATCATTTTACAGTGATGAAGAAAATATTAGTTTCAGTTGAATTTTTGAATGTGTTctccaaaaattgagaaaaagtaTTACTTTATGAGAGGCTATAAACAGCGCATAGTGACTACCTTGTACTCGAGAGGAGAATCCCAGATGACTATAGCACTGTCATCTGGAGACCACTGAACATCAGCCAAATCCAATGTGTCAACAGCAAAAACACCCATTATCTCCCATGTATGGCAAGACAGCAGATTAACATAATCCTTGCAATCACGTCTAGTGCAGACAGCAGCAAACTTTCCATCCTTCGTAAATGATACCCCTTTAGACCCATGCTTTGGCCATTGGACATGTATGCACGCAGTGTTAAGCAGTGACCAAACAGTTAACCGTAGCTGAAACTCGGATGTGGTGAGTATGTGACGACTGTCCGGGCTCCACCTAGCATAAGCAACTCCTGCAGGGCCTTCATCTATCTTACACGTCCACTCAGGTTGTGTCAAAGACCATGCTTGTATCATAGGTCTCTTGTAAAGACCACAAAGTATGTATTCAGAATCAGGGGCCCATTCAATGTATGTAATCTTGTCCAGACATGAAAACAGTTGCACAACCTGAAGATCCAAAAAAAAGGAATCTCAGTA belongs to Nicotiana tabacum cultivar K326 chromosome 6, ASM71507v2, whole genome shotgun sequence and includes:
- the LOC107766645 gene encoding uncharacterized protein LOC107766645, translating into MEFTELFKQTGPYAFSPNARFLAVAVDYRLVIRDVLSLKVVQLFSCLDKITYIEWAPDSEYILCGLYKRPMIQAWSLTQPEWTCKIDEGPAGVAYARWSPDSRHILTTSEFQLRLTVWSLLNTACIHVQWPKHGSKGVSFTKDGKFAAVCTRRDCKDYVNLLSCHTWEIMGVFAVDTLDLADVQWSPDDSAIVIWDSPLEYKVLIYSPDGRCLSKYQAYESGLGVKSISWSPCSQFLAVGSYDQMLRVLNHLTWKVFAEFVHPSAVRGPCCAAIFKEVDEPLQLDMSELSLNDDFAQYSSDNAPESHIQVRYNVLEIPINLPSQKPPADKPNPKQGISLMSWSCDSQYVCTRNDSMPTVLWIWDINHLELAAILIQKDPIRAAAWDPTCPRLVLCTGSSHLYMWTPSGAYCINVPLPQFAVIDLKWNSDGSCLFLKDKESFCCAAPEMLQESSDYSSDD